The Gemella massiliensis genome contains a region encoding:
- a CDS encoding CD1107 family mobile element protein: MRTVMKNKVFTRLMTALFLAVMVMIAAYPSVAYAQIDEKEAAKETVKEEPKKPEITVIKKEEEKEVRYPNKLNAKEPENLKQNNAASNSEKVNTNKGVASAPSKARASVTENKDNANKDYPIHHNSDKDNKETDKYSADARQFITFKTKNGKTFHLIINHDEQGENVMLLTEVSEDDLLNMVEAKEKPKEVVKEEPVKQEKTEEAKSEKKEEKSSTGTYILLALVTLGALGAGYYFKVAKKKEDKELESLEEDDDFFSEGEGNEEMENETETDDSEDELEE, from the coding sequence ATGAGAACAGTTATGAAAAATAAGGTATTTACAAGGTTAATGACAGCTTTATTTCTTGCGGTTATGGTCATGATAGCAGCTTACCCATCGGTAGCCTATGCACAAATTGATGAAAAAGAAGCGGCAAAGGAAACAGTAAAGGAAGAACCGAAAAAACCGGAAATTACAGTTATTAAAAAGGAAGAAGAAAAAGAAGTTCGCTATCCCAATAAGTTAAATGCCAAAGAACCTGAGAACTTAAAACAAAATAATGCGGCTTCAAACAGTGAAAAGGTAAATACAAATAAGGGAGTGGCTTCCGCTCCCTCAAAAGCAAGGGCTTCCGTTACGGAAAACAAGGATAATGCAAACAAAGATTATCCGATTCATCATAACAGTGATAAGGACAATAAAGAAACAGACAAATATTCTGCCGATGCCAGACAGTTTATTACCTTTAAGACGAAGAACGGTAAGACCTTTCACTTAATCATCAATCACGATGAACAGGGAGAAAATGTAATGCTCCTTACCGAAGTTTCCGAAGATGATTTACTAAATATGGTTGAAGCAAAGGAAAAACCGAAAGAAGTAGTTAAGGAAGAACCTGTAAAACAAGAGAAAACGGAAGAAGCAAAGTCTGAAAAAAAGGAAGAAAAAAGCAGCACCGGAACATATATCCTGCTTGCTCTTGTAACTTTGGGGGCGTTGGGAGCAGGATATTATTTTAAGGTAGCAAAGAAGAAAGAAGATAAGGAGCTGGAATCCTTAGAGGAAGATGATGATTTCTTTTCGGAAGGGGAAGGCAATGAAGAAATGGAAAATGAAACAGAAACAGATGACAGTGAAGATGAATTAGAAGAATAA
- a CDS encoding DNA topoisomerase 3, with protein MELVIAEKPSVALSIAKVIGAKNKKDGYYGGNGYRVSWCVGHLIQMANPDAYDEKYAKWKIDDLPIIPSEYQYEVAKATKKQFNTLKKLMNDKEIDTVINACDAGREGEAIFRLVYLQANCKKKMKRLWISSMEDSAIKDGFDNLKDGKDYGNLFESAQARAIADWLVGMNISRLYSCLYKQNYSVGRVQTPTLSMIVKRDDEIANFKKEKYYTVELELDGFTLSTERINSLEVAEQLKNLIEGRIEIADVIQKEKIIKPDLPFDLTTLQRECNKYFGYSAKQTLDYAQSLYEKKLITYPRTDSRYLTEDMITSTVNNILGKNDFDTERIKIVFNSKKVTDHHAVIPTVSSLSEDISKLPESEAKVYRLISNKFHASVGYSLTQNTTKIVAEFDGFEFTSTGNVIKEEGFTKYLKEYKSKKNEGSVLPEVNVGDVLEIKEKEIKEKYSQPPKHFTEDTLLKAMELAGSDALEKGVEVEREGLGTPATRAGIIENLIYKEFIERDKKNLIATPKGKSLIEIVADNFKSAEMTAQWEMELSEIAQGKSSKKEFLEKIEEQIKHTVEEHQKNE; from the coding sequence ATGGAACTTGTGATAGCAGAAAAACCGAGTGTTGCCCTATCCATTGCCAAAGTGATTGGAGCAAAGAATAAAAAAGACGGATACTATGGGGGTAACGGATACAGAGTAAGCTGGTGTGTCGGGCATTTAATTCAAATGGCAAATCCCGATGCTTACGATGAAAAGTATGCAAAATGGAAGATTGATGACTTGCCGATTATTCCAAGCGAGTATCAGTACGAAGTGGCAAAGGCGACAAAAAAGCAGTTTAACACCCTTAAAAAGCTGATGAATGATAAGGAGATTGATACAGTTATCAATGCTTGTGATGCAGGACGGGAGGGAGAAGCAATCTTCAGACTTGTATATCTTCAAGCAAACTGCAAAAAGAAGATGAAAAGGCTTTGGATTTCATCAATGGAAGATTCTGCAATTAAAGACGGCTTTGATAATCTAAAAGACGGAAAAGACTATGGCAATCTTTTTGAGTCGGCACAGGCAAGAGCAATTGCAGATTGGCTTGTCGGGATGAATATCAGCAGGCTTTATTCCTGCCTGTATAAGCAAAATTACAGTGTTGGGAGAGTTCAGACACCTACCCTTTCCATGATTGTTAAAAGAGATGACGAGATAGCAAATTTTAAGAAAGAAAAATACTATACGGTAGAACTTGAACTTGACGGCTTTACTCTTTCGACAGAACGAATTAACAGCTTGGAAGTGGCAGAACAGCTTAAAAACTTAATCGAAGGCAGGATAGAAATTGCGGATGTCATTCAGAAAGAGAAAATTATAAAGCCTGATCTGCCCTTTGACCTTACAACCTTGCAAAGAGAGTGCAATAAGTATTTCGGATACAGTGCAAAACAAACCCTTGATTACGCACAGAGTTTATACGAGAAGAAGCTGATTACTTATCCAAGAACGGACAGCAGATATTTAACCGAAGATATGATTACAAGCACAGTCAACAACATTTTAGGGAAAAATGACTTTGATACAGAGCGTATCAAGATAGTATTCAATTCTAAAAAAGTTACGGATCATCATGCGGTTATCCCGACCGTATCATCGCTCAGTGAAGATATATCCAAACTTCCTGAAAGTGAAGCAAAAGTATATCGACTGATTTCTAATAAGTTTCATGCAAGTGTAGGCTATTCACTCACCCAAAATACTACTAAAATTGTAGCTGAATTTGACGGTTTTGAATTTACAAGTACCGGCAATGTAATTAAAGAGGAGGGCTTTACAAAATACCTTAAAGAATACAAATCTAAGAAGAATGAAGGATCTGTTTTGCCGGAGGTAAATGTGGGAGATGTCCTTGAAATAAAGGAGAAAGAGATTAAAGAAAAGTACAGTCAACCTCCTAAACACTTTACAGAGGATACACTCCTAAAGGCTATGGAGCTTGCAGGTAGTGATGCACTGGAAAAAGGTGTTGAAGTGGAAAGAGAAGGACTTGGAACACCGGCAACAAGAGCAGGCATTATTGAAAATCTGATTTACAAAGAATTTATTGAACGAGATAAGAAGAATCTGATTGCAACACCGAAAGGAAAAAGCCTGATAGAGATTGTTGCAGATAACTTTAAATCGGCAGAAATGACGGCACAGTGGGAAATGGAATTGTCTGAAATAGCACAGGGCAAATCTTCCAAAAAAGAATTTTTAGAAAAGATTGAGGAACAGATAAAACATACGGTAGAGGAACACCAGAAGAATGAATAG